Proteins encoded by one window of Panicum virgatum strain AP13 chromosome 7N, P.virgatum_v5, whole genome shotgun sequence:
- the LOC120683135 gene encoding protein DETOXIFICATION 49-like has product MAPPHGDEARTLVNPLLDKEGEVLITVLADEVPVLTSKPPGRLAAAAKEAVSLSLGFAFPTTPSVSSSDARGEARSILALALPMILTGLLLYLRSMISMLFLGRLGGLALAGGSLAIGFANITGYSVLSGLAMGMEPICGQAFGAGNFSLLGTTMQRTVLLLTAAAVPIGGLWMHMRPLLLLCGQEASIAAAAETYILASLPDLALQAFIHPVRIYLRTQSINLPLTVCAALAIAIHLPINYFLVTVLGLGIKGVAFASVLANLNLLLFLLAYILFKGVHKRTGSFALSGESFRGWGELISLALPSCVSVCLEWWWYEIMILLCGLLVNPQATVASMGILIQTTSLIYIFPSSLSSGVSTRVSNELGAGQPEEASRAATVGIMLGFAFGGFASAFAFLVRNVWASMFTADPAIIALTASVLPILGLCELGNCPQTTGCGVLRGSARPKDAASINLRSFYIVGTPVALLLAFWFQCGFKGLWFGLLAAQATCMVRMMLVIGRTDWPSEAKRSRQLTGADAKAAAAGGDEKSRCLLLDTGIERANDHSDRCW; this is encoded by the coding sequence atggcgccgccccaTGGCGACGAGGCCCGCACCCTGGTCAACCCCTTGCTTGATAAGGAGGGGGAGGTCCTCATCACGGTGCTCGCCGACGAGGTGCCGGTGCTCACGAGCAAGCCCCCCGggcggctcgccgccgcggcgaaggaagccgTGTCCCTGTCCCTGGGCTTCGCGTTCCCCACGACGCCGTCGGTGTCGTCCAGcgacgcgcgcggcgaggcgcggTCCAttctcgccctcgccctccccATGATCTTGACCGGGCTCCTGCTCTACCTCCGGTCGATGATTTCGATGCTTTTCCTCGGTCGCCTCGGCGGCCTGGCACTTGCTGGCGGGTCTCTCGCCATCGGCTTTGCCAACATCACCGGGTACTCTGTCCTCTCCGGCCTCGCCATGGGTATGGAGCCCATATGTGGGCAGGCATTCGGCGCGGGCAACTTCTCGCTCCTGGGCACCACCATGCAGCGGACGGTGCTCCTGCTCACCGCGGCCGCCGTTCCCATCGGTGGCCTGTGGATGCACATGcggcctctcctcctcctctgcggcCAGGAAGCCAgcatcgccgcggccgccgagacCTACATTCTGGCCTCGCTCCCGGACCTCGCTCTGCAGGCATTCATCCACCCTGTGCGGATATACCTGAGGACGCAGTCCATCAACCTGCCGCTCACGGTCTGCGCCGCGCTCGCCATTGCCATCCACCTCCCCATCAACTATTTCCTCGTCACCGTCCTCGGCCTCGGCATCAAGGGGGTGGCATTCGCCTCCGTGCTGGCAAACTTgaacctcctcctcttcctcctcgcgtaCATCCTCTTCAAAGGCGTCCACAAGCGCACCGGCAGCTTCGCGCTCTCCGGCGAGAGCTTCCGGGGCTGGGGCGAGCTCATTAGCCTGGCGCTGCCGAGCTGCGTGAGCGTCTGCCTGGAGTGGTGGTGGTACGAGATCATGATCCTGCTGTGCGGCCTGCTGGTGAACCCGCAGGCCACGGTGGCGTCCATGGGCATCCTGATCCAGACGACGTCGCTCATCTACATCTTCCCCTCGTCGCTGAGCTCCGGCGTGTCCACCCGCGTCAGCAACGAGCTCGGCGCGGGGCAGCCCGAGgaggcgagccgcgccgccacggtgGGGATCATGCTCGGGTTCGCGTTCGGCGGCTTCGCCTCCGCGTTCGCGttcctggtgcggaacgtgtgGGCGAGCATGTTCACGGCCGACCCGGCGATCATCGCGCTCACCGCGTCGGTGCTGCCGATCCTGGGCCTTTGCGAGCTCGGCAACTGCCCGCAGACGACGGGCTGCGGCGTGCTCCGCGGCAGCGCCAGGCCCAAGGACGCCGCCAGCATCAACCTCCGGTCCTTCTACATCGTGGGCACGCCGGTGGCGCTCCTTCTGGCGTTCTGGTTCCAGTGCGGCTTCAAGGGCCTGTGGTTCGGCCTCCTGGCGGCGCAGGCCACCTGCATGGTGCGCATGATGCTGGTCATCGGGCGGACGGACTGGCCCAGCGAGGCCAAGCGCTCGAGGCAGCTCACCGGCGCTGACGCCAAGGctgccgcggccggcggggacGAGAAGTCGCGCTGCTTGCTCCTGGACACGGGCATCGAGCGGGCGAATGATCACTCGGATCGGTGTTGGTAG
- the LOC120682810 gene encoding putative RING-H2 finger protein ATL62, with the protein MLGSGLNLVSAALGFGMTAAFVAFVCARFACCRARGDDSGPPPSLDFSADLDGPLEHPHSGLEPLVIAAIPTMKYNCEAFCSKDDAQCSICLSEYKEKDILRIIPTCHHNFHLACLDLWLQKQTTCPICRVSLNELQAAMSSACSIQQLPTVPENSVNSTPQCLLPVCQDQRGQSNSQERNESVEVVIEIRR; encoded by the exons atGTTGGGGTCGGGGCTCAACCTGGTCAGCGCGGCGCTTGGCTTCGGCATGACCGCAGCCTTCGTCGCGTTCGTCTGCGCGAGGTTCGCCTGCTGCCGCGCCCGCGGCGATGACTCCGGACCACCGCCGTCGCTGGACTTCTCCGCGGATCTCGACGGCCCG CTAGAGCATCCACATTCTGGGTTGGAACCTTTGGTTATTGCTGCAATTCCTACTATGAAGTATAATTGTGAGGCCTTTTGTTCCAAAGATGATGCTCA GTGCTCCATATGTTTAAGTGAATACAAGGAGAAAGACATTCTTAGAATCATACCGACATGTCACCACAACTTTCACCTTGCCTGCTTAGATTTATGGTTGCAGAAGCAGACAACTTGCCCAATATGTCGGGTCTCACTGAACGAGCTGCAGGCTGCCATGTCATCTGCATGTAGCATCCAGCAACTCCCCACCGTCCCAGAGAATTCTGTTAACTCAACACCTCAGTGCCTCCTACCTGTTTGTCAAGATCAGAGGGGTCAAAGCAATAGCCAGGAGAGGAACGAATCAGTAGAAGTGGTTATTGAAATTCGACGATGA